A window of the Bradyrhizobium ottawaense genome harbors these coding sequences:
- a CDS encoding DUF5681 domain-containing protein — MSFLNKDTQFQKGKSGNPNGRPKGETIKSILKRLLATNLKNEPDFLLDGEPSFVLTLNFGILPRTGYSSRVLLKV; from the coding sequence GTGAGCTTCCTGAATAAAGACACGCAGTTCCAAAAAGGCAAGTCCGGCAACCCGAATGGGCGGCCTAAGGGCGAGACTATCAAGTCAATTCTCAAGCGCCTGCTGGCAACAAACCTGAAGAATGAGCCTGACTTCCTGCTGGACGGGGAGCCGTCCTTCGTGCTGACGTTGAATTTCGGGATATTACCTCGGACGGGCTACTCCAGCAGAGTTCTTTTAAAGGTCTGA
- a CDS encoding UvrD-helicase domain-containing protein — translation MNFPTRSPLFLNGRRMATPDPNLLDVERGLVIAPAGCGKTQLIARALQEHTSPRPILVLTHTNSGVAALRDRLDKANVVGSAYRISTIDGWAIRLISTFPARAGHDPNIIEGGRPNYRAIRDAASALLQAGHINDVIAASYSRLLVDEYQDCSTRQHAIICHASAILPTCVVGDPVQAIFGFGDDPLASWDDDVCSHFSVAGELAHPWRWANAGADELGYWLLEARKRLLAKEPIDLTTAPAAVVWTKLDGSQNDYAKLLKAGRVKAPSGTGSVLIIGESTSPASQQKYASETPGAVTVEAVDLRDLVTFAGQLDLAAPRALRTIAEFAEKIMTNVGAADLVKRVEVVTRGSGRKEPSAVERSAVAFQNDRSHRNVLDLLVEINKEAGVRVYRPAVLRSCFRALELCCGPDVIEFYDAAVRIREQGRFVGRSLPRRAVGSTLLLKGLEAEVAVILDADSLNARNLYVAMTRGSKQLVVCGRNSSLSPKW, via the coding sequence ATGAATTTTCCGACAAGATCACCGCTATTTTTGAATGGGCGGCGGATGGCAACGCCTGACCCAAATCTCCTCGATGTAGAACGAGGGTTGGTTATCGCCCCTGCCGGTTGCGGTAAGACCCAGCTCATCGCACGAGCCCTGCAAGAACACACATCCCCACGGCCAATCCTTGTCCTGACGCATACAAACTCTGGCGTAGCTGCCTTGCGCGATCGCCTCGATAAGGCAAACGTCGTTGGCTCCGCCTATCGCATCTCCACGATCGACGGATGGGCCATACGTCTGATTTCGACCTTTCCTGCCCGAGCCGGGCACGACCCCAACATCATTGAAGGAGGTCGTCCCAATTACCGCGCCATCCGAGACGCTGCTTCCGCCCTCTTGCAAGCGGGGCATATTAACGACGTCATTGCCGCGAGCTATTCGCGGTTGCTCGTTGATGAATATCAAGATTGCTCAACAAGGCAGCACGCTATCATTTGCCACGCCTCCGCGATCTTGCCGACGTGTGTTGTCGGCGATCCGGTCCAGGCTATTTTTGGATTCGGTGATGACCCTCTTGCCAGTTGGGACGATGATGTTTGCAGTCACTTCTCGGTCGCTGGTGAGCTCGCACATCCCTGGCGATGGGCCAATGCGGGTGCAGATGAGCTCGGGTACTGGCTGCTAGAGGCAAGAAAGCGGCTCCTCGCTAAAGAGCCCATAGATCTGACCACCGCTCCCGCCGCTGTGGTCTGGACCAAGCTCGATGGCAGTCAGAACGACTACGCAAAGCTCTTGAAGGCCGGACGCGTGAAGGCGCCGTCCGGCACCGGCTCCGTATTGATTATCGGCGAAAGCACTAGCCCAGCTAGCCAACAAAAATATGCTAGTGAGACTCCGGGCGCGGTAACCGTGGAGGCCGTGGATTTGCGCGATTTGGTGACATTCGCAGGTCAATTGGATTTGGCGGCACCTCGCGCCTTACGGACAATTGCCGAATTTGCCGAAAAGATCATGACGAACGTCGGAGCCGCTGACCTTGTGAAGCGCGTTGAAGTCGTCACGCGCGGGTCCGGTCGAAAAGAACCAAGTGCGGTCGAACGCTCGGCTGTCGCTTTTCAGAACGACCGCAGTCATCGAAATGTCCTGGACCTTCTGGTGGAGATTAACAAGGAAGCCGGAGTGCGGGTATATAGACCCGCGGTGCTGCGCTCCTGTTTCCGCGCGTTGGAACTGTGCTGTGGGCCGGACGTAATCGAGTTTTATGATGCCGCCGTTCGAATTCGCGAACAAGGTCGCTTCGTCGGTCGCTCGTTACCACGTCGCGCCGTCGGCAGCACGTTGTTGCTCAAAGGCCTTGAAGCGGAGGTCGCAGTAATTCTCGATGCCGACAGCTTAAATGCCCGAAACCTGTACGTCGCCATGACGCGCGGGTCCAAACAACTCGTCGTTTGTGGACGCAATTCGTCGCTCAGCCCAAAATGGTGA
- a CDS encoding ATP-dependent nuclease, giving the protein MPIIRKIEIANFRCLKKFSWEPSPGVNCIIGPGDTGKSSILDAIDYCLGARRNLQINDTDFHLMDVANPINIAVTLGALDDALKNVETYGSYLSGFDELTGDVTEEPEVGLETVLKLALTIGSDLEPQWGLVSERSSAKGQFRNLNWTDRQRIAPTRLGTFSENHLSWRRGSILNRISEERADTSTALIAAAREMRNTFGERAKEELSDALQVVAETANELGIPIGNEVKALLDAHSVSISGGTISLHDQNGVPLKGLGLGSSRLLIAGLQRRASKNASVAIVDELEYGLEPHRIIRLIDALGAKERTPPLQAFITTHSPVAVRELSGSQLYVLRKVGEEHRATVVGTADDIQGTIRLSPDALLAPTIIVCEGATEIGLLRGLDQHRIAQSKTAITALGVSLVDGGGTNTFKRANAFLSLGYRTAVLRDSDRQISARAEKRFTDGGGQIFAWAPGSALEDELFKCLSNSGTRGLLETAVELKEEALINDHIKSASANAKNLNGMREELGTGISYESCVILATAAKSGAGWFKNIGAMETVARDVIGPDLTEADDEFSDKITAIFEWAADGNA; this is encoded by the coding sequence ATGCCGATCATCAGGAAAATCGAGATCGCGAACTTTCGATGCCTGAAGAAGTTTAGCTGGGAACCTTCACCGGGGGTGAATTGCATCATCGGTCCTGGCGATACCGGAAAGTCCAGCATCCTCGACGCGATTGACTACTGCCTCGGCGCTCGACGCAATCTGCAAATCAACGATACTGATTTCCATCTCATGGACGTCGCAAACCCCATCAACATTGCTGTAACGCTTGGCGCGCTTGACGACGCGCTAAAGAACGTCGAGACCTACGGCTCCTATCTCAGTGGGTTTGATGAACTAACCGGCGACGTTACTGAGGAACCGGAAGTTGGGCTCGAAACGGTCCTGAAGCTTGCTCTGACGATAGGAAGTGACCTTGAACCACAATGGGGTTTAGTTTCAGAGCGTTCCAGCGCAAAAGGTCAGTTTAGAAATCTCAACTGGACAGACCGGCAACGTATTGCACCCACGAGACTAGGCACATTCTCAGAAAATCACCTTAGCTGGCGACGTGGCTCCATTCTCAATCGTATCTCAGAAGAGCGAGCCGACACTTCGACCGCGCTCATAGCGGCGGCGCGAGAAATGCGGAATACGTTTGGTGAGCGAGCAAAAGAGGAGCTATCGGACGCGTTGCAAGTTGTTGCCGAGACTGCTAACGAACTCGGCATCCCCATAGGCAATGAAGTCAAAGCTCTCCTCGACGCTCACTCCGTTTCGATCAGCGGAGGGACGATTTCGCTCCATGACCAAAACGGAGTCCCGCTTAAAGGCTTGGGCCTCGGCTCTTCGCGCCTATTGATCGCTGGCCTTCAACGACGCGCCTCCAAGAACGCCTCGGTCGCAATCGTCGATGAGCTCGAATACGGTCTTGAACCCCACCGCATCATTCGCCTTATCGATGCCCTTGGCGCCAAGGAACGCACGCCTCCACTACAGGCCTTCATCACGACACATTCCCCTGTCGCCGTGCGAGAGCTATCTGGTAGCCAACTCTACGTACTCCGCAAGGTTGGCGAGGAACATCGAGCAACTGTGGTCGGGACCGCCGACGACATTCAAGGGACAATAAGGCTGTCGCCGGACGCCCTGCTCGCGCCAACCATCATAGTCTGTGAAGGGGCAACCGAAATTGGCCTTCTGCGTGGACTGGATCAACACAGAATCGCGCAGAGCAAAACGGCGATCACGGCACTCGGCGTCAGCCTTGTTGATGGAGGCGGCACGAACACCTTCAAACGCGCCAACGCCTTTCTCTCGCTGGGTTACAGAACTGCCGTCCTCCGCGACAGCGACAGGCAGATATCGGCGCGGGCCGAAAAGAGGTTTACCGATGGTGGCGGACAAATCTTCGCATGGGCACCAGGAAGCGCGCTCGAAGACGAACTGTTCAAATGCCTATCAAACTCCGGTACCCGTGGCCTCTTGGAAACAGCTGTCGAGCTTAAGGAAGAAGCACTTATCAACGATCATATAAAATCTGCCTCGGCTAACGCAAAAAACTTGAATGGCATGCGAGAGGAATTGGGCACCGGCATCTCCTACGAGAGCTGCGTGATCCTTGCCACGGCAGCTAAAAGCGGAGCCGGTTGGTTCAAAAACATAGGCGCGATGGAGACTGTCGCGCGCGATGTTATTGGTCCCGATCTCACCGAAGCTGACGATGAATTTTCCGACAAGATCACCGCTATTTTTGAATGGGCGGCGGATGGCAACGCCTGA